In Larimichthys crocea isolate SSNF chromosome VI, L_crocea_2.0, whole genome shotgun sequence, one genomic interval encodes:
- the cav3 gene encoding caveolin-3, giving the protein MADQYQYNTNEEKIVKDSHTKEIDLINRDPKQINEDVVKVEFEDVIAEPDGTHSLDGVWKLSYTTFTVSKYWCYRILSAVFGIPVALLWGFLFACISFCHIWAVVPCIKSCLIESQCISRIYSLCIQTFCDPFFEALGKIFSSVRVAMRKEV; this is encoded by the exons ATGGCGGATCAGTACCAGTACAACACCAATGAGGAAAAGATTGTGAAGGACAGCCACACAAAGGAGATCGATCTAATTAACAGAGATCCCAAGCAGATCAATGAGGACGTGGTGAAG GTGGAGTTTGAGGATGTCATTGCAGAGCCTGACGGTACACACAGCCTGGATGGGGTGTGGAAGCTCAGCTACACCACCTTCACTGTGTCAAAGTACTGGTGCTACCGCATCTTGTCTGCTGTCTTCGGTATCCCCGTTGCTCTGCTCTGGGGCTTCCTGTTTGCATGCATCTCCTTCTGCCACATCTGGGCTGTGGTTCCCTGTATCAAGAGCTGTCTGATTGAGTCCCAGTGCATCAGCCGCATCTACTCTCTCTGCATCCAGACCTTCTGTGATCCCTTCTTCGAAGCCCTGGGCAAGATCTTCAGCAGCGTCCGTGTTGCAATGCGCAAAGAAGTCTAG